The following proteins are co-located in the Neodiprion virginianus isolate iyNeoVirg1 chromosome 6, iyNeoVirg1.1, whole genome shotgun sequence genome:
- the LOC124307771 gene encoding N-alpha-acetyltransferase 38, NatC auxiliary subunit: protein MKDTVHSMSTTPNTEAVHGNGEALPVEESPAKLKLRGWLNRHLKIKMTDGRVLTGAFLCTDRDANVILGSCSEFLSEEHTEARALGLVMVPGRHIVTIHLDA, encoded by the exons ATGAAAGACACGGTGCACAGCATGTCGACAACTCCAAATACTGAGGCTGTTCACGGTAACGGAGAG GCCTTGCCAGTGGAGGAATCACCAGCCAAACTAAAATTGAGAGGATGGCTGAATCGTCACcttaaaatcaaaatgaccGATGGCCGAGTTTTGACGGGGGCTTTTTTATGTACAGATCGTGATGCCAATGTTATTTTAGGCTCGTGTTCGGAATTCTTGTCAGAAGAACACACCGAAGCTAGAGCCCTGGGGCTTGTTATGGTGCCAGGTCGACACATTGTAACAATTCACTTAGACGCATAA
- the LOC124307763 gene encoding H/ACA ribonucleoprotein complex non-core subunit NAF1, whose protein sequence is MSSEGVRDPENQREDILLTSKSSSVDIGEENVRDTVDDVKIVYSNIKDVTEKDEITDSIKLLQHSSETSSKHDLMEIDSSYMKSVNDSVEANVTTEEGQINVPISIDDVESLKVVGNGLDTPEIQERHATRTANLIALPVQLVAQDAQNDRPIEIKNSDQNELMQKDKSVENAASMDLIKAQAASNSRDGISKVEVTNVVNSLSYLAAEYASSDSDENEKRPSSPCEVITIVDDRGNVRQNNTQYRMESIDDDSESGSSSINSSGSDYTTETDSDIDSESDSPIRVSKIDLPKIKNIKSEFEGLPPIEELKITVPEESCDHLGKVTGFVEEFVIVRPVSGKPTLNLDSILFLEKGQKVLGKVFDVFGHVADPQYCVRFNSEEHIQQSGIVLGMEVYYSLNDEHTSLVFLHELVKLKGADISGEDDMEPPEFSDDEEERAYNQLQRQKQRHRPGMSESHDNCGGVVIPQKRQCPERPRNPWGTDWRSQNYGNRPPNPNSGHGTHRWISDNCQPSFQNSPNLQNVTHSPNQSSPHRYRHPSTFNSSQCQCHLYTNRYQQNNMFLPTNPEYVFGQPANFRPNYPYYGTNFYRPNPYPHPHMSWGPPPPPPPPPPPPPPSM, encoded by the exons ATGTCTTCCGAGGGCGTAAGGGACCCTGAGAATCAGCGCGAAGATATTCttctaacctcaaaatcaAGCAGCGTGGATATCGGTGAAGAGAATGTAAGAGACACTGTAGATGatgtaaaaattgtatattctAACATCAAGGATGTCACAGAGAAAGATGAAATTACGGACTCGATAAAGTTGCTTCAACATTCGTCAGAAACAAGTTCGAAGCATGATCTAATGGAGATTGACAGCTCGTATATGAAATCAGTAAATGATTCTGTCGAGGCCAATGTGACCACTGAGGAAGGTCAGATTAATGTACCTATTAGCATAGATGATGTCGAATCCTTGAAAGTTGTTGGAAATGGACTTGATACTCCAGAAATACAAGAAAGACACGCAACTCGGACAGCAAATTTGATCGCATTGCCTGTTCAACTGGTCGCTCAAGATGCACAGAATGACAGGCCTATTGAGATCAAAAATAGTGATCAAAATGAGTTGATGCAAAAAGACAAAAGCGTTGAGAACGCAGCTTCGATGGATTTAATAAAAGCTCAGGCAGCTTCAAACTCAAGGGATGGTATCTCCAAAGTAGAGGTAACAAACGTAGTAAATTCCTTATCGTATTTAGCGGCAGAATATGCAAGTTCTGATTcggatgaaaatgaaaaaagaccATCATCACCATGCGAAGTAATTACCATTGTTGATGACCGTGGCAATGTGAGACAAAATAACACACAGTATCGAATGGAGTCTATAGATGATGACTCTGAAAGTGGATCTAGTAGTATAAATTCCAGTGGTAGCGATTATACCACAGAAACCGATAGTGATATTGATAGCGAATCAGACAG CCCTATACGGGTCAGTAAAATTGATTtaccaaaaatcaaaaatattaaaagtgAGTTTGAGGGTCTACCACCAAtcgaagaattgaaaattacagtACCTGAAGAATCATGTGACCACCTAGGCAAG GTCACTGGGTTTGTAGAGGAGTTTGTTATAGTACGACCAGTTTCGGGTAAACCCACTCTAAATcttgattcaattttatttcttgaaaaaGGCCAAAAAGTCCTTGGCAAGGTGTTTGATGTATTTGGTCATGTGGCTGATCCTCAATATTGTGTTCGATTCAATAGCGAAGAACACATTCAACAATCGGGGATTGTTTTGGGAATGGAAGTATATTATTCTCTAAACGATGAGCACACATCTCTGGTCTTCCTTCACGAATTAGTCAA GCTGAAAGGTGCTGATATCTCTGGAGAAGACGATATGGAGCCTCCAGAATTTTCAGATGATGAGGAGGAACGAGCTTATAATCAGCTGCAAAGACAAAAGCAACGTCACAGACCAGGAATGTCAGAGAGTCATGATAACTGTGGTGGTGTAGTGATCCCACAAAAACGTCAATGCCCCG AACGTCCTCGAAATCCTTGGGGCACTGACTGGAGATCTCAAAACTATGGTAACCGCCCACCAAATCCAAATTCCGGCCATGGTACGCATCGATGGATCTCTGATAATTGTCAGCCttcatttcaaaattcgcCCAACTTACAAAACGTAACTCATTCACCTAATCAGTCTTCCCCTCATCGATACAGACACCCCAGCACATTTAATTCTAGTCAGTGTCAATGTCATCTATATACTAATCGGTACCAACAAAATAATATGTTTCTTCCAACAAATCCAGAATATGTGTTTGGTCAACCGGCGAATTTTCGGCCTAACTATCCCTATTAtggaacgaatttttatcGACCTAATCCTTATCCACACCCTCATATGTCTTGGggaccaccaccaccacctcctcctcctcccccacCTCCTCCGCCATCTATGTAA